One genomic segment of Candidatus Kaelpia imicola includes these proteins:
- a CDS encoding PilZ domain-containing protein: protein MVIKNRRKYFRLEVGAKVNVYSEEKSKSIREDKISATVKSISAGGVCFSSGTKFTLGNIIKLEVLLPDENMPFCLRGEVIWSNPVDSGDRYDTGVKMLSMGEGDEQKFIKYICAKMSERLSKYLHF, encoded by the coding sequence ATGGTTATTAAAAATAGGAGAAAATATTTTAGGCTTGAAGTAGGTGCTAAGGTAAATGTCTATAGTGAAGAGAAGTCGAAGAGTATCCGTGAAGATAAAATCTCTGCAACCGTTAAAAGCATAAGTGCCGGAGGGGTATGTTTTAGCTCTGGCACCAAATTTACCCTTGGTAATATCATTAAACTTGAGGTTTTACTGCCTGATGAGAACATGCCATTTTGTCTAAGAGGTGAAGTTATATGGTCTAATCCTGTAGACAGTGGTGATAGATACGATACAGGAGTAAAGATGCTTTCGATGGGAGAAGGCGACGAGCAGAAGTTTATCAAATATATTTGCGCCAAGATGTCAGAGAGACTTAGCAAATATCTTCATTTTTAA